The following nucleotide sequence is from Zea mays cultivar B73 chromosome 1, Zm-B73-REFERENCE-NAM-5.0, whole genome shotgun sequence.
GAATTTAGGGAttgaaggctaaactagaactactactaaatgtacaagaaataaatgcgagataaattGGTTGTTGATTCGATTGATCATTTTAATCGGCCGTAATCCTCCATATTTATAGAGGatcggaggggggctggacccgttacaaactgatctcccgagttaatcccgtaAATTTAACTAACaatcgtagcacaaaactcgaaaCCCTAATTAGCTATGCGCGTGCAGACCGTCCGATCCTCACTTTGGTGTTTAACACCATGTTCGTTTGATCCATGGATATCTCAAAACTTATAGAACCATGTTCGTATGTGATCGTGATCTCATACGATGGCCCACGGCCAGTCGGCCAAGTCGTCCACTTCACCACCTGTGCATACAGCTGTCCAGCGGCTCGTTGTTTTAGTTTTGCGGCTCCCCACCACAACTTTCACGTGTTGTTCGTGCCGACGACCCACCGAGTCGCGCGGCTTCACACCCATGTCATGACATCCCCGACTATTCCTCGCTCCCTTTCCTATAAAATGGAGCTCCCAAGTCCACAACCCCAAAGCCCAAGCCAAACCAAACAATTTCACCTCACGCACGAAACCGGGAAGCAAGCAAGGTCCTCCCAACTCCCAGCAACCCAAGGTAGCGCGCGGCAGCAGCAAGCAGCTCGACGGCGACGATGGCGGCAACAGCGGTTACTACTCCAGTAGGCACGGGCGGCGCTGCGGCAGCGAGAAGCCGGTTCGCGGCGGCGTGCGGGGCGCTCAGCCAGTACGTCAAGGCGGCCGAATCCGAGAGGATGCACGCGAGGCCGCCCGCGCCTCTGCGGCCGCTCCCGCTCATGCCGGGCGCCGACGTCGACGCCAGCCCTGCCGACCTAGACCTGCCTcaggcggcgccggcgccggcgccggcgcagtTGACCATCGTGTACGGAGGGCGTGTGCTGGTGCTCGCTGACGTCCCCGCCGACAAGGCGGCGGGCCTGCTTCGCCTCGCCGCCGGCGCAGCAGCGGAACGTGCAGAAACAGAGGCGATCGGTGCCAAGCGCCGCGACCATGTCTCCGGCTCTGCGTCTGCGGGCGCTGACCTGCCAGTTGCGAGGAAGGCGTCGCTGCAGCGGTTCATGGAGAAGCGCAAGGCTCGGGTCGCCGCCGTCCGCACGGAGCCGTACCGACGGCCGGACGTCAGCGACTCCTGTCCTGACAACCTCAAGCTTGCGCTCTGATTCCTGTTCCGTGTCCCTACGcactttctataattttgtaggcGAGGTATAGGATTATAGGAAGAGCAGCGAAACATGGGTGTACCAAGTGAAATCCAGATCTGAACAAAGTTTTCTGAAAAACACAGTTGCACGTGCTTTCTACGGCATTATTTTGTAAATCTCCAGCTTTAACCACAACACAACTGTTTCTCAATAAAacagctttttgtagcttcaactataggtgtacattcgggccgtccggcctggcccggcccaagcccgaaaaggcccgtattgtttgaatttcgggccggcccggcccgtttgaatttcgggccatgCCGGGCCGAcccatgggcctagccctcggcccacggcccggcccgtaattgattaaacgtgccgggctcatttcgggcggcccgaaattataaaagcccgaaattcattttttggcccgaaattcacattagggcccgaaattcaatttttggcccgaaattcaatttttgtcccaaaattcacattagagccctaaattcaaaaaaattaataaaacaaataaatttgaacaaaatcaaaattaatatttgtattaattaAAGTTACCACAACTATGTAATGACTATctcgtttataaatcattttgttagaaggaaaaaagtataaccagctctatacaaagttcgtaagttcagtttattgtctaatgttcataacaaaagcaaaattacatcacacactctaattcaaagctacaaaaaacatctaactagcattatctctagttttgtgttctttatcaagtatatgaaagtgtggaatgtagtgtggttttaataaatatatgtgtcttttcgtgcctctatatgggccatttcgtgcctgccctaaacgggccgtgcccgtgcccgcccatgggccgtgacctcggcccaaacccggcccgatataacgggccgtgccggcccggcactaaattatttcgtgtcgtgccgtgcctgggccgtgctttttttccgtgcttcgggccggcccatctggcccggcccaaatgtacacctatagcttCAACTTTGGCAGCTATCACCTTCGTATTGTTAAAATAGATGAAATGTTTATAATAACTTTATCCTTTTTCCTTACTTTCCCTCACCTCCCTCGTATGCTCTCCCACGCAGCCATCGAATCGGTCAGGAAAATTCTTCTCCCATTTTTATTTTCACATTTTTATTCCAAAATAGGACCATTGAAAACTGGACTAGCGGGATGATAAAAACGAACGGAACAAATAGATAACAGATAAAAAACGGATGTAAAATATGAAAACATTGTCCCACAGAGTATAAAAATAAAATAGTATTGTGACATTAAAATATCTTATCTAGACATATATTATAATATATGTATGGTTACAAAAGAAAATAATGAATTCTAGATTAGTTTTTTGTGATGTGATATagtagttgttggggacttgttctcaaatgctaagaattaaaaacaaggcaacataaaaagtgttaaatattaaagcccttcgtccttcaagacattatgtcccttcggatataatgaatcccggacgaaggttgtgaaggaaaaaaccttcgtaaacacaatagatgataaggaagaattcatatacgaaatacgaaaaaataatatagatattatcatcaacttatttttatttgcattaccatatccagaataacaaattataaatgtaccttcggtttgacggaaagtaaaggtacagtcgtgatgcaaaaagcgaatggccAGTCAGGCTGAACAGTACgagaatactgttcatctatttataggcaagagacacagcccatgtacaattacatacatgccctttacatttgctaataactctatagtaattcttcgaggactaatttgccttttcatctttaagtcggttccccttttctgctatcatgctgaAGCTTTCCTTCgtacagcttcgtgatcatctagaccttcatcataatcatctttcgtctcgttcaggcttcgtcctaactgtgctcttgtatactcataatcCGATTCCGAAGACACCTGCTCATAtgctacacttggaaaacattgtcaaatcatgtttttgaggaccttcggaagccgaaggcccccaacagtagcccctcgcaatattaatttgctagaatgataaattcatattgcgacatggacgaaggccttaagccgaaggtccgaaaaaacaccttccctttgctagaatagcaacaatcattgacaagcgggaccctccagttttcaacgcactaggtgtataaataagagctcaccacgagtttatttggcacgctttcttgccatctgcgcttgctcactcgacttttagcctgtgcgcaacaacacttgcttggctttttaaatttttaagcttcggtttcgagagcactttctcagtattttcgaagatgtctgaagataagaaagctgttgctgaatcgaagctgagcctttctgaggagatgcatctcggctttcttcaatcagtggcaaagacaaatacagagaagattaccagggagattttagagggtttatctgaagacactggcgacagtgacagctatgatgtggatagtggtggtgaagattgggaaaatcgaccttggcgaccaagccatgcggtttttgggaaatcaagtattaaacaaagccatcttgacaatatgaggggtagatattttcgggacttgtctattgtgagggctgacgaaggagagaaaacctgtctgactcccgaggagaatgaagtcgtgatattctgaagcttcttaaaggctggactgcggtttcctttgagcagttttgtcgtggaaatactgaagatatttgaaatctgccttcatcaaattacccccgaagcaatcataaggatgggcatcttcgtctgggccgtgaggagccaaggtttagaaccaaatgcaaaaagtttctgcaacatacatgaactattgtatgaaacaaaaccctggggtaaagagcagtatcacaacaattttggctgctacagcttcgggcgccccgtctgggtcaagctgtctcaTGCCAACCTTTTGAAAGAGGTGGCCcgtcgactggatgacagaatggttttatgtgaagaatgacttgaaaacacgggaagatattaaagatatcattatgcgtcctatctggcaaagcttcggcctccggaggccgaaggtggaaatggatgaagcagccgaagaatgccagagagccttcggcgcggtttgctcttttattgggacaaggcccaattggatggatcagccacgaagctgaagcttttgaagaaattttaaatagtcgaggagacatatgcgccttttcgggtgccagggggattgctaccattttggagaggaaaggttgtgaCCATGTAAAattcttagcacaatccgaagccgccttatcccctgaagatataaaagacccatcggccgaagcgagcctggttggtggaaaaattttcaccgacatctgggacaatggtggtcgggaaatggcccaggaaattatacgaaaaagcgagaaaggcattcatgacgctaggaaAATAGCAGAGGCCACTGAA
It contains:
- the gpm925 gene encoding Protein TIFY 11e — protein: MAATAVTTPVGTGGAAAARSRFAAACGALSQYVKAAESERMHARPPAPLRPLPLMPGADVDASPADLDLPQAAPAPAPAQLTIVYGGRVLVLADVPADKAAGLLRLAAGAAAERAETEAIGAKRRDHVSGSASAGADLPVARKASLQRFMEKRKARVAAVRTEPYRRPDVSDSCPDNLKLAL